From one Bos javanicus breed banteng chromosome 15, ARS-OSU_banteng_1.0, whole genome shotgun sequence genomic stretch:
- the LOC133261278 gene encoding olfactory receptor 51I2-like gives MGGILYNSSELPTFTLTGLPGLENSQHWMFLLLGTLYIVSIVGNALILFIVKEEQSLHQPMYYFLSLLSVNDLGVSFSTLPTVLATFCFHLRKISFDSCMAQMFFIHFFSFMESGVLLVMSFDRYVAICNPLRYTTMLTDSRVVCMGLWAIIRSFCMIFPLPLLLKRLSFCKANILSHAYCLHPDLIHLPCGDITINNIFGLIIVMSTFGLDAALILFSYVLILRCVLAIASREERLKTLNTCVSHLCAVLVFYVPKIGVSMTARYGRHAPRFVHTVMSLIYLFVPPMLNPVIYSIKTKEIRRRIGRMLVGTKF, from the coding sequence ATGGGAGGTATCCTCTACAACAGCTCAGAGTTGCCAACGTTCACCCTGACAGGGCTCCCAGGGCTGGAGAACTCCCAACACTGGATGTTCTTGCTCCTCGGTACCCTCTACATTGTCTCCATTGTGGGCAATGCCCTTATCCTTTTCATTGTCAAGGAGGAGCAGAGTTTGCATCAGCCTATGTACTACTTCCTATCCCTGCTCTCAGTTAATGATCTAGGTGTGTCTTTCTCCACACTGCCCACCGTGCTAGCCACATTTTGCTTCCACTTAAGGAAGATCAGCTTTGATTCTTGCATGGCTCAAATGTTCTTTATCCACTTCTTCTCTTTCATGGAGTCTGGGGTCCTGCTGGTTATGAGttttgaccgctatgtggccatctgtaaccCTCTGCGCTACACCACCATGCTCACAGATTCCCGTGTTGTATGCATGGGCTTGTGGGCCATCATCCGCAGCTTCTGTATGATTTTCCCACTGCCTCTCCTTCTGAAGAGGTTGTCTTTCTGCAAGGCCAATATACTCTCTCATGCCTACTGCCTTCATCCAGATCTCATCCATCTTCCCTGTGGTGACATCACCATCAACAATATTTTCGGTCTCATCATTGTTATGTCTACCTTCGGCCTGGACGCTGCACTCATTCTCTTCTCATACGTGCTCATCCTGCGCTGTGTACTTGCCATTGCATCTCGGGAGGAACGGTTAAAGACACTCAACACGTGTGTGTCacatctgtgtgctgtgctcgTATTCTATGTTCCTAAGATTGGTGTGTCCATGACTGCCCGCTATGGGAGGCATGCCCCCCGATTTGTGCACACAGTCATGTCCCTCATTTATCTCTTTGTGCCTCCCATGCTCAACCCAGTCATCTATTCCATCAAAACCAAAGAGATTAGAAGGAGGATTGGTCGAATGCTAGTGGGAACCAAGTTTTAA